AATGCCAGCGTTGCGCCGGGTTGGGGTGCTCGCGCAGCGGGTCGGGCGTCCAGGGCAGGTCGGGGGCCAGCAGCAGGGTGAGGGCGTAGCGCGGCTTGGCCAGCTCGGCCAGCACCCAGGCCGGACAGGTGCCAAACGCATTTTCGGCCCAGATTTTAATGACCAGCAAATCGGTATCGCAAAAGAGCAGGCCGGCCGCCTGGCCAGCCGCCGCGTCTTCGGCGGCGAGCTGGCCGCGGGCAATGGCTTCGAGGTCGGCCAGGGTGTAGCTAGCGCCGTTTGCTTCGAGGTACTGCCGGGCGTATTCGGGCACGAAGGTGGTGCCGTAGTGCGCCGCCAGCTGCGCGGCCAGCGTGCTCTTGCCCGCCGATTCGGGGCCGGTGAGGGAGATGCGGCGCACAGCCATCCCTTAGGCCGTTACCGGCTGGCGCCGCATATCACGCCGCCATTCCCAGTAGCCGTAGGCCGCTAGCCCCAGGTACAAAAAATAAAGCAAGCTGGTAGGATACAACTGCTTAGCCCACAAGATGGGCACGTAGATGGCATCGACTACAATCCAGAGCCACCAGTTTTCGAGGCGCTTGCGCATGAGCAAAAACTGCGCGGCGATGCTCGTGCCGGTGGTAAAGCTGTCCCAGTGCGGAAACGAGGAATCGGTGTGGTGGGCCAGGTAGTAGCCCGAGCCCAGCGTGTAGGCCAGGATAAAAGCAACAGCCAGCCCCCACTCGGCGGGCGTGACGTGCGTGACGGGCAGCTCGGCATCGCCCCGGCCGCCGTGGCGCCACTCGTACCAGCCGTAGGCGCTCAAGGCGATAAAAATTCCCTGCAAGCCGCTGTCCGAATACAGCCCCTGCCGGTAATAAATGACCACGTAGAGCAGGCAGCTGAAGATGGCCACCGGAAAATTGAGCAGCGACTCGCGGGCCGCCAGCCACACGCAGGCAAAGCCCGTGAGCACGGCCGCCCATTCGAGGGCCGTGGTGGCGCGCACGGCGGCCCAGGTGTCGGCGGGCAGGCTAGCGAGGGAAAAAAGCAACATAGAACAAAGGCCGAAAAGCCGCGCAAGGTAGCCCGCCAGGGTACTTTTGCGTCATGCTGCCCGACCTCACCCCCGCCGCCCTGCACGCCCGCCTCGCCGCCGGCGAAGACATTCAGCTCATCGACGTGCGCGAGGAAATGGAGTTTGACTACTGCCGCATCGCGGGCAGCGTGCTCATTCCGCTGGGCGAAATTCCGCGCCGCGCCGCCGAAATCCGTACTGAGGGGCCGGTAGTGCTCATCTGCCACCACGGCGTGCGCTCGGCGCAGGCGCTGGGCTACTTGCAGCACAGGTTAGGGCGCGAAAATTTGCTTAACTTGAGAGGCGGCATTGACGCGTGGAGCCTGCAAGTGGACCCTAGCGTGCCCGTGTACTGAGTGTAATTCTGGTTGCTCTTGCGCGCTTGCCAGGGCAGCGCCTGTCAGTTTTTCTATTCCTTTTCCCATGCCATCCCCTACCCTAGCCAGCCGCCTGGCCCTGCGCGAGCGCCCCGCCGGCCGGCCCCTGATGCATCAGGAGTGGGGCGACCTGCTGTTTATGCACTGGCCGGTGCCAGCCGAGCTTATTCAGGCGCAGCTGCCGGCGCGCCTGCAAGTCGATACGCACGAAGACGTGGCCTGGCTAGGGGTAGTGCCATTTCGGATGTGGGATGTGCGCAGCCGCGTGACGCCGCCCGTGCCCGGCGCCCGCGAGTTTTTGGAGCTGAATGTGCGTACCTACGTGCACCTCGACGGCGTGCCCGGCGTGTGGTTTTTTTCGCTCGATGCCAGCAATCCGCTGGCAGTGTGGGCCGCGCGCACGTTCTTTCACCTACCTTATTTTCGGGCCCACCTCAAGCTGGAACGCCCCGCGCCCGCGCGCCTGCACTACATCGGCCACCGCGTGCACAACGGCGCGCCCGAGGGCCACTTTGCCGCCACCTGGCAGCTGGGCGAAACGCTGCCGCCCAGCGAGCCCGACTCCCTGGCGTTTTTCCTCACCGAGCGCTACTGCCTGTATGCGGCCGGGGGCATGGGGCCGGGGCGCGGCGACAAGCTGTATCGGGGCCGCATTGCGCACCATGCCTGGCCCTTGCGCGCCGCCGAGCTATTGAGTTATAACTCCGATTTGGTAGAAGGCCACGGCCTGCCCACGCCCGTGGGCGAGCCCGTGCTGCACGCCGGCGGGCCGGTAAGTGTGGACCTGTGGCGCCTAGAGCGGGTGTAATTTTGGCGGGTGTCCGCCGCCTTCCGCCTTCCGTCCCTGCCCGATTTACCCGTTGTAGCCGCCCTGCCCGAGCTGCTGGCGGCGCTTTCAGCCAATGCGCGCGCCGTGCTCGAAGCGCCGCCCGGCGCCGGCAAAACTACCGTCGTGCCGCTGGTGCTGCTAGGCGCCGCGTGGCGCCCGGCTAGCCAGAAAATTCTGGTGCTCGAACCGCGCCAGCTGGCCGCCCGCGCCGCCGCCGCTCGCTTGGCCCAGCTGCTGGGCGAGCCCGTGGGCCGCACCGTGGGCTACCGCGTGCGCCTCGACAGCAACGTATCGGCCAGCACGCGCATCGAGGTTATTACCGAAGGCATCCTGACCCGGATGCTGCAAGACGACCCGGCGCTGGAAGACGTGGCTTGCCTCATCTTCGACGAATTTCACGAGCGCAGCCTCAACGCCGACCTGGGGCTAGCCCTGGCCCTCGACGCCCAGGCCGTGCTGCGGCCCGAGCTGCGCATTGTGCTGATGTCGGCCACCCTGGAGGCCCACCGGCTGGGGCAGTGGCTGCCCGCGCCGGTGGTGAGCAGCGCCGGCTTTTTATTTCCCATCGAAACGCACTACCTCGACCCGCGCCGGGCGGCTAGCCTGCCCAACAAGCCCAGTGAGCGGCTGGCCGAGCTGGTGCCCGGCCAGGTGCGCGAAGCCCTGGCTAGGCACACAGGCGACGTGCTCGTGTTTCTGCCCGGCGTGGCCGACTTGCAGCGCGTGGCCAGAAAGCTTGGCGACAGCCTACCCACCGACACCGACCTGCACCTGCTGCACGGCGAGCTGCCGCTCGACGCCCAGGACGACGCCCTGCGCCCCGCCCCGGCCGGCCGGCGCAAGGTGATTCTGGCCACCAGCATTGCCGAAACCAGCCTCACCATCGAGGGCGTGCGGGTGGTGGTTGACGGCGGCTTTGCGCGGGTGCCGCGCTTTGTGCCGCGCACCGGCTTCACCACCCTCGAAACCGTGCCCGTGGCCCGCGCCGCCGCCGACCAGCGCCGGGGCCGCGCCGGCCGCCTCGCGCCCGGCACCTGCTACCGCCTCTGGACCGAAGCCGAGCACCACCTGCTGCCCGCCCACCGCCCGCCCGAAATTCACACCGCCGACCTCAGCGGCCTTGTGCTGGAGCTGGCTCTCTGGGGCGCTCACGACCCGGCTAGCCTGCGCTGGCTCGATGCGCCGCCCGCCGCCGCCGTGGCCCAGGCGCGCGAGCTGCTGGTGCGGCTGGGCGCGGTGGCGGGCGGCTTTAATTTGGAAGCAGAAAACAAGAATGAGGAATCGCCGCTGGAGAATTCCTCACTCCTGCTTTCTGCTTCCAAATTAATCCCCACGCCCCACGGCCGCCAACTGGCCAAGCTGGGCCTGCCGCCGCGCCTGGGCCACCTCGTGGTGCGCGGCACCGAGCTGGGCCACGGCCCAGCCGCCGCCGCCCTGGCCGCCCTACTGGCCGAGCGCGACTTGCTGCGCTGGGCCACGCCCAATGACCCGCGCCCCCTGCCCCCCGACCTGCGCCTGCGCCTCGAAGCCCTGGCTAGTGGCCGGCCGCCGCTGGCCGGGCTAGCCCTGCATCAGGCCACGCGCCAACGCGTGCGCGACGTGGCCCGCCACCTGCAAAGCCGCCTGCCCAAAGCCGCCGCGTCCACCGGCCAGGGCTACGCGCTGGCCAATGCGCCCATCGGCCTGCTTACGGCGCTGGCCTACCCCGACCGGCTAGCCCAGCGCGAAGCGCCCGACCGCCTGCGCCTCATCACGGGCCAGCGCGTGAGCCTGCGCACGGAGGATGTGGACCCACGGGCCGAGTTTTTTGCGGTGGCTTACTTGGCGGGCACGGCCACTGCGCCCCGCGCCACTCTGGCCGCCCCCCTCGACCGGGA
The genomic region above belongs to Hymenobacter sp. BRD128 and contains:
- a CDS encoding AAA family ATPase, producing the protein MRRISLTGPESAGKSTLAAQLAAHYGTTFVPEYARQYLEANGASYTLADLEAIARGQLAAEDAAAGQAAGLLFCDTDLLVIKIWAENAFGTCPAWVLAELAKPRYALTLLLAPDLPWTPDPLREHPNPAQRWHFYNLYRQELRQRGWPFAEIGGPPAQRLAQALAATDARLAV
- the pnuC gene encoding nicotinamide riboside transporter PnuC; this translates as MLLFSLASLPADTWAAVRATTALEWAAVLTGFACVWLAARESLLNFPVAIFSCLLYVVIYYRQGLYSDSGLQGIFIALSAYGWYEWRHGGRGDAELPVTHVTPAEWGLAVAFILAYTLGSGYYLAHHTDSSFPHWDSFTTGTSIAAQFLLMRKRLENWWLWIVVDAIYVPILWAKQLYPTSLLYFLYLGLAAYGYWEWRRDMRRQPVTA
- a CDS encoding rhodanese-like domain-containing protein; the encoded protein is MLPDLTPAALHARLAAGEDIQLIDVREEMEFDYCRIAGSVLIPLGEIPRRAAEIRTEGPVVLICHHGVRSAQALGYLQHRLGRENLLNLRGGIDAWSLQVDPSVPVY
- a CDS encoding YqjF family protein, whose protein sequence is MPSPTLASRLALRERPAGRPLMHQEWGDLLFMHWPVPAELIQAQLPARLQVDTHEDVAWLGVVPFRMWDVRSRVTPPVPGAREFLELNVRTYVHLDGVPGVWFFSLDASNPLAVWAARTFFHLPYFRAHLKLERPAPARLHYIGHRVHNGAPEGHFAATWQLGETLPPSEPDSLAFFLTERYCLYAAGGMGPGRGDKLYRGRIAHHAWPLRAAELLSYNSDLVEGHGLPTPVGEPVLHAGGPVSVDLWRLERV
- the hrpB gene encoding ATP-dependent helicase HrpB, yielding MSAAFRLPSLPDLPVVAALPELLAALSANARAVLEAPPGAGKTTVVPLVLLGAAWRPASQKILVLEPRQLAARAAAARLAQLLGEPVGRTVGYRVRLDSNVSASTRIEVITEGILTRMLQDDPALEDVACLIFDEFHERSLNADLGLALALDAQAVLRPELRIVLMSATLEAHRLGQWLPAPVVSSAGFLFPIETHYLDPRRAASLPNKPSERLAELVPGQVREALARHTGDVLVFLPGVADLQRVARKLGDSLPTDTDLHLLHGELPLDAQDDALRPAPAGRRKVILATSIAETSLTIEGVRVVVDGGFARVPRFVPRTGFTTLETVPVARAAADQRRGRAGRLAPGTCYRLWTEAEHHLLPAHRPPEIHTADLSGLVLELALWGAHDPASLRWLDAPPAAAVAQARELLVRLGAVAGGFNLEAENKNEESPLENSSLLLSASKLIPTPHGRQLAKLGLPPRLGHLVVRGTELGHGPAAAALAALLAERDLLRWATPNDPRPLPPDLRLRLEALASGRPPLAGLALHQATRQRVRDVARHLQSRLPKAAASTGQGYALANAPIGLLTALAYPDRLAQREAPDRLRLITGQRVSLRTEDVDPRAEFFAVAYLAGTATAPRATLAAPLDREELEAAFGEQITTVEEVRFDPAAQRVVGRRVRRLGALLLEEKTIGQPNAELVAQALLAYLQEAGLAKLNWTAGARQLQQRLEFVRQHVDEAGAETWPAFDDDTLLADLPGWLGPHLNGLKSLDQVQRLDLTEPLLARLPGGWAQRQELDRLAPAALEVPSGSLITLDYSDPAAPVLAVKLQELFGLTQTPTVADGRVPLLLHLLSPGGRPAQVTRDLRSFWEKGYFEVRKDLKGRYPKHPWPDEPMKHIPTKLTKKRLGAS